The proteins below are encoded in one region of Paramisgurnus dabryanus chromosome 2, PD_genome_1.1, whole genome shotgun sequence:
- the LOC135783722 gene encoding uncharacterized protein: MPCRDHPSTSEYSTDHSNSPQSSSSSSELSTPHRNTPVDNNWHFNFEMPWSKMPSELTRKLENKERPTGRERREMIRLMLGEILTICPAPGKKHLCEIARKIVLRYPLSFRDVIEDQVVGSGYDSLTKQLQARLDNMKRGKTSLYLRRQTSSTSDGEDPPSKKRRVDTYGCTNWQPKRLPLGETEETQKCAQEELKNMHKNKSKNTKSIKEKMLATFYTQRSDISRMEIPVLVKEWPYLFEMCGIMVHFKELTDMDVDKGAISSKCERVISYLMSHDKKNSKMEGIGEGIESAKAKHLDPYLPGCVMLLLKHFSEDQAKMFVMVDETCLPSEVDQLPSTPCVVVCGSSPLTAENLMIAVDQTIVKDGVTNCGDGLLMMFVSYYCLNISYPLELGATLEFMQRCLFRINPDRGTKVEKQQSKKQQSVNPKVLSLITKIADFEWRE; encoded by the exons ATGCCATGCAGAGACCATCCATCTACAA GTGAATACAGTACAGATCATTCCAACTCTCCACAGTCTTCCTCAAGCTCAAGTGAACTCTCAACTCCTCATAGAAACACTCCAGTGGATAACAACTGGCACTTCAATTTTGAGATGCCCTGGAGTAAAATGCCGTCAGAACTTACCAGAAAGCTTGAAAATAAAGAGCGGCCAACAGGACGTGAAAGACGTGAAATGATTCGCCTGATGTTAGGAGAGATTCTAACCATCTGCCCTGCACCAGGGAAGAAACATCTCTGTGAAATTGCCAGGAAGATTGTTTTAAGATATCCTCTGTCATTTAGAGATGTTATTGAAGATCAAGTTGTTGGTAGTGGCTATGACTCCCTTACCAAGCAGCTGCAGGCTAGACTTGACAACATGAAAAGAGGGAAAACCTCACTTTACCTGAGAAGACAGACGTCCAGCACAAGTGACGGAGAAGACCCACCTTCCAAGAAAAGAAGAGTGGACACATATGGGTGCACAAATTGGCAACCAAAACGGCTGCCACTGGGTGAAACTGAGGAGACTCAGAAATGTGCACAAGAAGAATTAAAGAACATGCACAAAAACAAAAGCAAGAACACCAAAAGTATTAAAGAAAAAATGCTGGCTACTTTCTACACTCAGAGAAGCGACATAAGTAGAATGGAAATCCCTGTTTTGGTAAAAGAGTGGCCATATCTGTTTGAGATGTGCGGGATAATGGTCCACTTCAAAGAGCTAACAGATATGGATGTTGACAAAGGAGCCATCTCAAGTAAATGTGAAAGAGTAATTTCATATCTCATGTCCCATGACAAGAAGAACAGCAAAATGGAGGGCATCGGAGAAGGCATTGAAAGTGCCAAAGCGAAGCATCTAGATCCTTATCTTCCTGGATGTGTGATGCTGCTTCTGAAACATTTCAGTGAAGATCAGGCCAAGATGTTCGTGATGGTTGATGAGACGTGTCTGCCATCTGAAGTTGATCAACTGCCCAGCACGCCTTGCGTCGTTGTGTGTG GGAGTTCTCCCCTCACAGCTGAAAACTTGATGATTGCTGTGGACCAGACCATCGTGAAAGATGGGGTTACAAATTGTGGTGATGGCCTTCTGATGATGTTCGTATCCTACTACTGCCTCAACATCAGTTATCCACTGGAACTTGGAGCAACTCTGGAGTTCATGCAGAG ATGCCTTTTCAGGATAAATCCAGATAGGGGGACCAAAGTGGAGAAGCAGCAATCTAAAAAACAGCAGTCCGTAAATCCTAAGGTTCTTTCTTTGATAACAAAAATTGCAGACTTTGAATGGCGAGAGTAG